DNA sequence from the Selenomonadales bacterium genome:
GAAACGCACGTCCCTACAACACCTTTGTCGCCTGCTGGTTTCTATCAGCAAGGGTTCGCCAGGTTTTCGCACACCCTACCGTCCCTTTTGGGTCTGGTAGCTGGACAGCCCCCCAAACTAGACTAGGTGGTGTACTTTTTTGCGGAAAGTCGTGAGCCTAATCGCGCTCCTTGCCATAGTGGCCACGGGGCTAATCCTTGTGGAGCGACACCAAGTCGAAAGCGAAAATCGGCAAGTGGCGCTGTTTATGGACGGCACCGAGCTCTTGTTCCGCTCCCGTCTGACAGGCCTCGACCTGCAGGCTTACCTGCACGAGCTCAAGGCAGCTGGCCTCTACGGGGTGGCGAGCCACGTCGTGGCTCTGCGGGATATGGTGCCGCTAGGCGACATTGACATTCACGCGGCCGGGGCCGAAGCCCGCGCCGCTGCCGATGAGTTAGGGCTTAGGTGGCCTAATCCCACCCAAACTCTGCTCCACGTGAAGCGCCCCGAGCTGGTCGCCCCCCTTATCGCCTTGGTCGAGCGCTTGTCAGGCGATAGGCTGGAGACGACTGTGTTTGGCCATGTGATATACACAGAAGTCCCCTACGAGCGCCTGCGCCGCGCCTCACTTGGCTTCCCCAAAGACTTGATGGCTGCGGTCCGTGCGGCCGGTCTTACTTTCCTGCCCGTGTTCTCTCCTTTTTCGGGCAGCACCGCCGCCGAGTTCGCAGCTTTTCTTGATACCGGCGAATTTGCCGGCGTAATGTTTACCGGCAACCGCATTGCCGAAAACCTTGCGGGTAGCGACTTGCTCAGCGAAGTAATAGCACGGCGTGGGCTTACTTTCTATTGGTTGCAGCGCGCCGACACACTTAGGAGCTATGTGCCGCTTGAGGGTGTAGAAGACGTTCTCACCCCAACCACGCCCATTGTGCGTGCCTACCGCATTTCGCGCGCCGAGACTAACAACCCGGCCGTCACGCCGGAAAACATGACGGCGCGGTGGATAAACTCGATTACCGACTATAACGTCCGCGCCATCTACATGCGGCCGTTCTTCCGCGAACCGGACATCGCCTACAACACCCACTACACACGCTACTTGGTCGCGGCCGTAGAGCGCCTAGGCTTAACGCTAGGCTCGGCCACGGGGTTCCGCAGATTTTTCCCGCATCCTTTGCTGCAGGCCGGAGTAGGTCTTGGAATTGGGTTGTTGTGCTATCTGTTGGCACTAAAGGCCAAAATCCCGCGCGTCTTGGCAAATCTCGGGCTTGTTGGTGTCGCGCTTTTGCAGATTGGCCTTTTTACGCCGTGGGCGCTTTGGGTAAGGCTTGGGCTTGGGCTTATCGGTGCGGTAGCCGCAAGTTTTGCCGCACTGGCATTCTTTCGCGATTGGAAGTGCCCGTGGCAAGGCTTCTTCCTGATTAACTTAACGACCACGCTTCTAGCCTTGCTGGTGGCCAGCTACCTCAGCGACTGGGAGTTTATCAAGGAGTTCCATTATTTTCGCGGCGTGAAGGTGCAATACTCGCTGCCGATAGTGCTTTTTGCCGCTATGCTGTGGTTGCCGCGCCTCCGTCAACTGCCGCAGGAAATACTGGCCGAGATTCGCCGCTTTGGCCTGTGGAAGTCTTTAGCCGCAGTGCTCTTCCTCGGGGTGGTCTTCTACATCTACCTGCGTCGCTCCGGCCACGCGCACGCCATAGGGCAGTTTGAGCTAAACTTGCGCTTCTGGCTAGATGAAGTCTTGGTGGCACGCCCGCGCTTTAAAGAAATGCTAGTGCACCCGGTGCTGCTGGTGGTTTTGTACTATCGCCAACGCCTGCCTCGCCTGATTATGGAGGGAGGCCTAGTGGCTTCCGTAATTGCACAAGTCTCCATTGTCAATAGCTTTATGCACCTGCGCACGCCGCTGGCCATCTCTCTGTTGCGCGTTTTTCACGGGTTGTGGCTGGGCACACTACTTGGACTAATGGCCCTAGGTGGAGTAGCCCTGCTGTGGAAGGGATATGAGGCCTATGTTGCGGGTGCGTGGAGGGCGGGCAAGCGATGAAGGTGTTGCATATTAACGGCGGCGGGGATACAGGTGGGGGCAAAAGCCACCTGCTTGCTCTGTTGCCGGAGCTCTGTAAACACGGCACCGAAGCAGAGCTTGCGGTCTTCTCTGACGGTTTGTTGGCAGAGGAGGCAGCCGCGCTCCGCGTGTCGGTCCATTGCCTTGGCGTTAAGCACATGATGTCGTTGACTCTGCTTAGGCGCCTCCGCCGCCTGCTCCTCACGCTCAAACCAGATATAGTACACACGCACGGCGGCCGGGCAAACTTCTATGGGCGTTTGGCCGCGCGGCTAGCCGGTATCCCGCTCGTGGTCACCACGGTGCATAGCCACATTGATCTAGACTACGCGGCGCTCTTGCCTAACCTGTGGTTTTCCTCTGTCGACAAACTTACGCGGCCTTTAGCTGACCACTTTATTGCGGTCTCGCACGAGCTACGCACCACCCTGATTAGGCAGGGGATAGCGGGAGAGCGCATCAGCGTAGTGCACAATGGCATACCTGACGTATCGGTATTGCCGCTCAAACTACAGGATGTGTTCGGGCTTACACCCGGTCCCGTGCTTTGCGCCGTGGGGCGATTGGTGCCCGTCAAACGCTTTG
Encoded proteins:
- a CDS encoding glycosyltransferase family 4 protein gives rise to the protein MKVLHINGGGDTGGGKSHLLALLPELCKHGTEAELAVFSDGLLAEEAAALRVSVHCLGVKHMMSLTLLRRLRRLLLTLKPDIVHTHGGRANFYGRLAARLAGIPLVVTTVHSHIDLDYAALLPNLWFSSVDKLTRPLADHFIAVSHELRTTLIRQGIAGERISVVHNGIPDVSVLPLKLQDVFGLTPGPVLCAVGRLVPVKRFDILLRSMQSVLARVPECKLVIVGDGPLEAELKHMAAELNISRAVVFAGYRRNARAIMAGADVFVLSSDMEGLPIVLLEALAAKVPIVATAVGGIPEIIVPQTTGLLVPPRDPDKLADAIVLSLLNSEASALRVEAGHAWFSAHATAHVMAAKTAAVYAQLKQKGRSFLLHGQDEGC